AGGCACTCGAGCTCAGCGATGACATGAAGACCGGCAACTCCCTGGTCTACAACGCCTTTGTGGGAGCCAAAATTGGTTCCACGCTGGCTCTGGCCGTTCCCGGCCAGACGGCCGCGCCTGCCAGTGCCGCGCCGGACGGCGCCACACCGAGCCCCACGCCGAGCGCCGCCACCCAGCCCACCCAGCTGCTGCTGATCAAGCTGATTTCCGCGAAGGACGTCACGCCGCCGCTTGAGAAGCCCGAAGGCGATCCTGTCACACCGCCGGCCGGCCTCCCGACCGTTAAGGAAAACGACAAGGGCGTTCCCGAGATATCCGTGGACGGCGCTGCTGCCCCGACGGCTCTGGTGGCCCAGGACCTGATCAAGGGCAAGGGTGTGGAGGTCAAAGAAACCGACACGCTCACCGTCAATTACGTAGGTGTGAACCTCGTGGGCGGCACCAAGTTTGATTCGAGTTTCGACCGTGGCCAGCCCGCCAGCTTCCCGTTGACGGGTGTCATTAAGGGCTGGACGCAGGGGCTCACCGGCAAGACGGTCGGCTCACGGGTCCTGTTGGTCGTCCCGAAGGACCTCGCGTACGGTGATGCCGGTCAGGGCGAAGCCAAGGGTGACCTTGTCTTTGTTGTGGATATCCTCGGCGTCAAGTAACTTCCAACCATCACGCACCCAATCAGAAGGAGCAACCATGTCATTTGGTCAGCGTAATTTCGACCGCCAGAAGCCGGAAATCGATTTCCCGCAGGGCGATGTCCCCACCGAACTGGTCATCACGGACCTGATCGAAGGTGACGGTGCCGAGGCCAAGAAGGGCGACACCGTCTCCACCCACTACGTCGGCGTGGCCTGGTCCACGGGCGAGGAATTCGACGCTTCCTGGGGCCGCGGCGCACCGCTGGACTTCCGCGTGGGCGTCGGCCAGGTCATCCAGGGCTGGGACCAGGGCCTGCTCGGCATGAAGGTGGGCGGCCGCCGTCGTCTTGAGATTCCCTCCGAGCTTGCCTACGGCTCCCGCGGTGCCGGTGGCGCCATTGGACCCAACGAAGCACTGATCTTCGTTGTGGACCTGGTCGGCGTGCGCTGACCCGAACACCGTAAGGTCGCCGAAAGGCCAGGGCGCGGTAACAATCAGGAGCTGTCTTCCTGTTGTTGCCGCGCCTTCTGCGTTCCGCGGATGAGTTTAGTAACGTAGCCAGAGTGCCCGTATCCCGTACTGAACGTCTGCTGAACCTGCTGATAGCCCTGCTGAACACCAAATACGGCCTGCGCCGTTCGGAGCTGCGGCTAAAGGTCTATCACGACACCTCCGGCAACGACGTCGCGTTCGGCCGAATGTTCGAGCGGGACAAAAACGATCTCCGCCAATTCGGCTTTGATGTGGAAACAGTCACCGACCACGGGTGGAGCGAAGACGACCCGGCCACGACGCGCTACCGCATCGGCAAGGAATCCAACCGGCTGCCCGACGTCCAGCTCAGCCCGGGGGAGTGGACCGTCCTGCTGCTGGCCTCCCAGCTGTGGGAGCGCGCCGCCCTGGGCACGGCGGCCGCCAACGCCCTGCGTAAGCTGCAGGCCTCCGGAACGCTCGCGGACATCGAGCTTCCCGTCGGAGTCCAGCCCCGGATCAGGCCCGCCGGCCAGGCCTTCGATGACCTGGTGGCGGCCATGCACGCCCAGCACCCCGTCAGTTTCTCCTACCTTGCCGGCACCACGGGCAAGGAAGAACTGCGAACGGTAGAGCCGTGGGGCCTCGGCAGCCGGTTTGGCCAGTGGTACCTGACCGGCTTCGACCGGAGCCGCCAGGCGCCCCGCCATTTCAGGCTCTCCCGCTTCACGGGCGCCGTCTCCGTCCTTGACAAGGAAACCTACACTCCGCCGCCGAACTTCAACATCCGCGAGGAACTAGACAAGCTCCCCGAACTCCCGCTCCGCACCGCCGTCGTGGATGTCCGGGAGGGCCGCCTCCTCGGCTTGCGGCGGCGGGCACTGCGGGCGCCTGCCTCCACCGCGGGAGCGCCCGACGGCGGCGACGAACGGCTGCAGGTGGATTTCCGGGACGTTGAGGTGCTCGCCGAAGAGCTCGCCTCCTACGGTCCGGACGCCGTCGCCCGGGAGCCGCAAGAACTGGTGGCCGCCGTGCGGAACCGGCTGCAAAGCGCCGCAGCGTTCTGCGCGGCTCCCGCACCGGACTACCGCTTCGCCGACTCCCCGGCCGGCCGGCAGACCCGGAAACGGACTTCGGAGGACCAGCTGAAGCGGATGCTGCAGCTGGTGCCCTTCCTGGTCCACAACCAGGGCCTCCACATCGAGGACGTCGCCGCACGTTTCGGAATCACCCCCGGAGAGCTCGAAAATGACCTCCGGATCCTCATCTGCTCGGGGCTGCCCGAGGGATACCCCGACGACCTTCTCGACATCAACTGGGAGGAAGGCCACGTCTACATCACCCAGGACCTGGACCTCACCCGGCCGGTCCGGTTCACCGTTGACGAAGCCTGTGCGCTCCTGACCGGACTGGAAACCTTGAACGGGCTCCCGGAGCTTGCCGAGGGCGACGCCCTGGAGTCCGTCACCCTCAAGCTGATGGCTGCCGCGGGGGAAGAGGGGCTGCGGGCAGCATCCCTGGCAGGCCCGGAGGTCGGGCCCGCGGATTCGGCCGGCCTGGAAGTGGTCCGGAACGCCATCCGGGACCGCGCCCAACTGCGGCTGGTCTATTTCTCCGCCCAGCGCGACCAGGTCTCCGAACGGGACGTTGACCCGCTCCGCCTGTACTCGCTGGACAACACGTGGTACGTCGAGGCGTACTGCCACTCCGCGGACGGTTTGCGGAACTTCAGGCTGGATCGGATCCAGGAAGTGCGGCCGAACGGCCTGCCTGCCGCCACGCCGATCCGGCCGGAGGAAGGGTTCCCGGCCAAGTTGTTTACGCCGAACGACGACGACACCCTCGTCCTGGTACACCTCACCAGGCAGGGCGGCGGCCTTGCCGACGATTATTACGCGGAAAGGGTGGCGCACCTGCCGGACGGCGGGTTGGTGGCGGAAATCAGGTTCGGCAACACGACCTGGCTTCCGATGTTTGTGGCGCAACATGGCGGCAAGGCCAGAATCCTTGAGCCTTCGGAGCTTGCAGCCGCAGCCCGGAGCTGGATCGAGGCGGCCCTCGCGCGGTACGGCAGTTAGACTCGTCAGCATGCCTTGGTGGTCTTGGATCCTGATCTGGATAGCGCTTATTGCCGTGTCGTTGCTCTTTTATGTCCTCCTGGGCATCCGGCTGTACCGCCAGGGCATGGCGGTACTGAAAGACCTGGGTGCGGCCAGCTCGAAACTCGGGCACCTGGCAGTAGCCCCGTCCCCGGCCACCACCGGCGAGCTGCAGCATTCCACACAGGTTGAGCCGGGAGCTGCCGTTTTTGCCTCTCCGGCCCGGATGCGACATGATTACGACGCATCCAAGTCATCCCGCCGGGAGGACCGCCGCCAACGGCGGGTACAGCGCAAGCACGACCGGGGACAGCCCCAGTCACTTCGCGATCTGGATCTCAATTAGAC
The window above is part of the Pseudarthrobacter sp. IC2-21 genome. Proteins encoded here:
- a CDS encoding helix-turn-helix transcriptional regulator, which codes for MPVSRTERLLNLLIALLNTKYGLRRSELRLKVYHDTSGNDVAFGRMFERDKNDLRQFGFDVETVTDHGWSEDDPATTRYRIGKESNRLPDVQLSPGEWTVLLLASQLWERAALGTAAANALRKLQASGTLADIELPVGVQPRIRPAGQAFDDLVAAMHAQHPVSFSYLAGTTGKEELRTVEPWGLGSRFGQWYLTGFDRSRQAPRHFRLSRFTGAVSVLDKETYTPPPNFNIREELDKLPELPLRTAVVDVREGRLLGLRRRALRAPASTAGAPDGGDERLQVDFRDVEVLAEELASYGPDAVAREPQELVAAVRNRLQSAAAFCAAPAPDYRFADSPAGRQTRKRTSEDQLKRMLQLVPFLVHNQGLHIEDVAARFGITPGELENDLRILICSGLPEGYPDDLLDINWEEGHVYITQDLDLTRPVRFTVDEACALLTGLETLNGLPELAEGDALESVTLKLMAAAGEEGLRAASLAGPEVGPADSAGLEVVRNAIRDRAQLRLVYFSAQRDQVSERDVDPLRLYSLDNTWYVEAYCHSADGLRNFRLDRIQEVRPNGLPAATPIRPEEGFPAKLFTPNDDDTLVLVHLTRQGGGLADDYYAERVAHLPDGGLVAEIRFGNTTWLPMFVAQHGGKARILEPSELAAAARSWIEAALARYGS
- a CDS encoding FKBP-type peptidyl-prolyl cis-trans isomerase, with product MRRILAILLPGLLLLTACGGTPAAPEPTSQAAGDTAKFDSLKLTDNGDKKAPGVEFTKPLEVTEPTVKVVTEGNGDRIKANQVANISILAVSGADGSTLEDTFPAEPEALELSDDMKTGNSLVYNAFVGAKIGSTLALAVPGQTAAPASAAPDGATPSPTPSAATQPTQLLLIKLISAKDVTPPLEKPEGDPVTPPAGLPTVKENDKGVPEISVDGAAAPTALVAQDLIKGKGVEVKETDTLTVNYVGVNLVGGTKFDSSFDRGQPASFPLTGVIKGWTQGLTGKTVGSRVLLVVPKDLAYGDAGQGEAKGDLVFVVDILGVK
- a CDS encoding FKBP-type peptidyl-prolyl cis-trans isomerase, whose amino-acid sequence is MSFGQRNFDRQKPEIDFPQGDVPTELVITDLIEGDGAEAKKGDTVSTHYVGVAWSTGEEFDASWGRGAPLDFRVGVGQVIQGWDQGLLGMKVGGRRRLEIPSELAYGSRGAGGAIGPNEALIFVVDLVGVR